One Halomonas sp. THAF5a genomic region harbors:
- the secA gene encoding preprotein translocase subunit SecA, with product MINNLLRKVVGSKNDRDVKRMNRQVASVTALEADHEALDDAALQGRTAHFRERLEGNETLDALLPEAFATVREASRRVMGMRHFDVQMVGGLTLHRGRIAEMKTGEGKTLVATLAVYLNALPGKGVHVVTVNDYLARRDAEWMRPLYEYLGLSVGVIYAGQTPEEKRHAYGCDITYGTNNEFGFDYLRDNMAFSLEEKVQRDLHFAIVDEVDSILIDEARTPLIISGAVDENTELYQVVDRLARHLEQCSDEEDPESGDFTLDEKQKQVELTEGGHHKVEGLMREQGLLGEADSLYAAQNLNLLQHMHSALRARHLYHRDVDYIVKDGQVVIVDEHTGRSMPGRRWSEGLHQAVEAKEGVTVQRESQTLASTTFQNYFRLYEKLAGMTGTADTEAFEFRQIYGLDVVVIPTNRPLVRKDLNDLVYLTAEEKFEAIIEDVQTQTAAGRPVLVGTASIETSEYLAELMRRAGMAFNVLNAKQHQSEAQIIAQAGRPGAVTIATNMAGRGTDIVLGGNWEAEAATLDNPSEAELERLKAEWQARHDAVLEAGGLHVVGSERHESRRIDNQLRGRAGRQGDPGSTRFFLSLEDNLMRLFGSDRVQRLMQALGLERGEAIEHKMVSNAVERAQKKVEGRNFDIRKQLLEYDDVANDQRRVIYEQRNEILAAEDVSENVAGIREEVLDLAISEFVPPQSLPEQWDLAGLEDHLKSEFNLDAPVVEWAEQDERFHEEQLRERLQAMHREAYEAKVAEAGEALMRRFEKQAMLQVLDTRWKEHLQSMDHLRRGIHLRGYAQKNPKQEYKRESFELFQHLLTNIKADVTRILSHVQVRRPEEVEALERQRREALEREKASAASRHEEPALAGAGGDEAPEAPAPGADGRPLRREGPKVGRNDPCPCGSGKKFKQCCGKLS from the coding sequence ATGATCAATAACCTGTTACGCAAGGTCGTCGGTTCGAAGAACGACCGCGACGTCAAGCGCATGAACCGCCAGGTCGCGAGTGTGACCGCCCTGGAAGCCGACCATGAGGCGCTCGACGACGCCGCCCTCCAGGGGCGTACCGCGCACTTCCGCGAGCGCCTCGAGGGCAACGAGACCCTCGACGCGCTGCTGCCGGAGGCCTTCGCGACGGTCCGCGAGGCCAGCCGCCGCGTCATGGGCATGCGCCATTTCGACGTGCAGATGGTCGGCGGCCTGACCCTGCATCGCGGCCGCATCGCCGAGATGAAGACCGGCGAGGGCAAGACCCTGGTAGCGACCCTGGCCGTCTACCTCAATGCGCTGCCCGGCAAGGGCGTGCACGTGGTCACGGTCAACGACTACCTGGCCCGTCGCGATGCCGAGTGGATGCGTCCGCTCTACGAATACCTGGGCCTGTCGGTGGGGGTCATCTACGCCGGCCAGACTCCCGAGGAGAAGCGCCACGCCTACGGCTGCGACATCACCTACGGCACCAACAACGAGTTCGGCTTCGACTACCTGCGCGACAACATGGCCTTCTCCCTCGAGGAGAAGGTGCAGCGCGACCTGCACTTCGCCATCGTCGACGAGGTCGACTCGATCCTGATCGACGAGGCACGCACACCGCTGATCATCTCCGGGGCGGTGGACGAGAACACCGAGCTCTACCAGGTGGTCGACCGCCTGGCGCGCCACCTCGAGCAGTGCAGCGACGAGGAGGACCCCGAGAGTGGGGACTTCACCCTCGACGAGAAGCAGAAGCAGGTGGAGCTCACCGAAGGCGGCCACCACAAGGTCGAGGGGCTGATGCGCGAGCAGGGGCTGCTCGGCGAGGCCGACTCCCTCTACGCGGCCCAGAACCTCAACCTGCTGCAGCACATGCACTCGGCGCTGCGCGCCCGCCACCTCTACCACCGCGACGTCGACTACATCGTCAAGGATGGCCAGGTGGTGATCGTCGACGAGCACACCGGCCGCAGCATGCCGGGTCGGCGCTGGTCCGAGGGCCTGCACCAGGCGGTGGAGGCCAAGGAGGGGGTGACCGTCCAGCGCGAGAGCCAGACACTGGCCTCGACCACCTTCCAGAACTACTTCCGCCTCTACGAGAAGCTCGCGGGCATGACCGGCACCGCCGACACCGAGGCCTTCGAGTTCCGACAGATCTACGGCCTGGACGTGGTGGTGATTCCCACCAACCGGCCGCTGGTGCGCAAGGATCTCAACGACCTGGTCTACCTGACCGCCGAGGAGAAATTCGAGGCGATCATCGAGGACGTCCAGACGCAGACCGCGGCGGGGCGCCCGGTGCTGGTCGGTACCGCCTCCATCGAGACCAGCGAGTACCTGGCCGAGCTGATGAGGCGCGCCGGCATGGCCTTCAACGTGCTCAACGCCAAGCAGCACCAGAGCGAGGCGCAGATCATCGCCCAGGCCGGCCGCCCCGGCGCCGTGACCATCGCCACCAACATGGCCGGCCGCGGCACCGACATCGTGCTCGGCGGCAACTGGGAGGCCGAGGCGGCCACCCTGGACAACCCCAGCGAGGCGGAGCTCGAGCGGCTCAAGGCCGAATGGCAGGCGCGCCACGACGCCGTGCTCGAGGCCGGTGGCCTTCACGTGGTCGGCTCCGAGCGCCACGAGTCTCGGCGCATCGACAACCAGCTGCGCGGGCGGGCCGGCCGTCAGGGCGACCCGGGCTCGACGCGCTTCTTCCTCTCCCTGGAAGACAACCTGATGCGCCTGTTCGGCTCCGATCGAGTCCAGCGGCTGATGCAGGCCCTGGGGCTGGAGCGCGGCGAGGCGATCGAGCACAAGATGGTCTCCAACGCCGTCGAACGCGCCCAGAAGAAGGTCGAGGGGCGCAACTTCGATATCCGCAAGCAGCTGCTCGAGTACGACGACGTGGCCAACGACCAGCGCCGCGTGATCTACGAGCAGCGCAACGAGATCCTCGCCGCCGAGGACGTCTCCGAGAACGTCGCCGGAATCCGCGAGGAGGTGCTGGACCTCGCCATCAGCGAGTTCGTGCCGCCCCAGAGCCTGCCCGAGCAGTGGGACCTGGCCGGCCTCGAAGACCACCTCAAGAGCGAGTTCAACCTGGACGCGCCGGTCGTCGAGTGGGCCGAGCAGGACGAGCGCTTCCACGAGGAGCAGCTGCGTGAGCGGCTGCAGGCCATGCACCGCGAGGCCTACGAGGCCAAGGTCGCCGAGGCTGGCGAGGCCCTGATGCGCCGCTTCGAGAAGCAGGCGATGCTCCAGGTGCTCGACACCCGCTGGAAGGAGCACCTGCAGTCCATGGATCACCTGCGCCGCGGGATCCACCTGCGCGGCTACGCCCAGAAGAACCCCAAGCAGGAGTACAAGCGCGAGTCCTTCGAGCTGTTCCAGCACCTGCTGACCAACATCAAGGCCGATGTGACGCGCATCCTGAGCCACGTCCAGGTGCGTCGTCCCGAGGAAGTGGAGGCGCTCGAGCGCCAGCGTCGCGAGGCGCTGGAGCGCGAGAAGGCCTCGGCGGCGAGCCGTCACGAGGAGCCCGCCCTGGCCGGCGCTGGGGGAGACGAGGCGCCGGAGGCCCCGGCGCCGGGCGCCGATGGCCGCCCGCTGCGCCGCGAGGGCCCCAAGGTGGGGCGTAACGATCCGTGCCCCTGCGGGTCGGGCAAGAAGTTCAAGCAGTGCTGCGGCAAGCTGAGCTGA
- a CDS encoding DUF721 domain-containing protein, producing MSRLLEGRGELGALMRMATLVERAQSHLRDHLPEEMREHLFVGGFHQGKLALITDRAVWLTRLRYEQPRLLGLLHQLPGFEAVTGFTLKVRPVRPTRPPLRQPRHLPAQAADEITSCAADVDDPGLKRALERLAAHAERP from the coding sequence ATGTCCCGCCTGCTGGAGGGTCGCGGCGAGCTGGGCGCCCTGATGCGCATGGCCACCCTGGTCGAGCGTGCCCAGTCCCATCTGCGCGACCACCTGCCCGAGGAGATGCGCGAGCACCTCTTCGTCGGCGGCTTCCACCAGGGGAAACTGGCGCTGATCACCGACCGCGCGGTGTGGCTGACCCGGCTGCGCTACGAACAGCCGCGACTGCTCGGCCTGCTGCACCAGCTGCCGGGCTTCGAGGCCGTCACCGGCTTCACCCTCAAGGTGCGCCCCGTGCGACCGACCCGGCCGCCCCTGCGCCAGCCCCGCCACCTGCCGGCACAGGCGGCCGACGAGATCACGAGCTGCGCGGCCGACGTCGACGACCCCGGCCTCAAGCGCGCCCTGGAGCGGCTGGCCGCCCACGCCGAGAGACCCTGA
- the lpxC gene encoding UDP-3-O-acyl-N-acetylglucosamine deacetylase — protein sequence MIRQRTLKNVIRATGVGLHSGKKVYLTLRPAPVDTGIVFVRTDLEPEVQIPARAEHVTDTTLCTALSAGGAKVATVEHLMSAFAGLGIDNAYVDVSAPEVPIMDGSAGPFVFLIQSAGIAEQNAPKQFIRIKREIVVREGDKEAIFLPHQGFKVSFAIDFDHPVFEGQSQTAMVDFSTTSFVKEVSRARTFGFMRDLEYLRANNLALGGSLDNAIVVDDYRIVNEGGLRYDDEFVKHKVLDAIGDLYQLGHSLIGEFRGVKSGHALNNQLCRALMAQPEAWELVTFEGEAEKAPISYAAPAMA from the coding sequence ATGATCAGACAACGAACCCTGAAGAACGTCATCCGCGCCACCGGCGTCGGCCTGCACTCCGGCAAGAAGGTCTACCTGACGCTGCGACCGGCGCCGGTCGACACCGGGATCGTCTTCGTGCGCACCGACCTCGAGCCGGAGGTGCAGATCCCGGCGCGCGCCGAGCACGTCACCGATACCACCCTGTGCACCGCGCTCTCCGCGGGCGGGGCCAAGGTCGCCACCGTCGAGCACCTGATGTCGGCCTTCGCCGGCCTCGGTATCGACAACGCCTACGTCGACGTCAGCGCCCCCGAGGTGCCGATCATGGACGGCAGCGCGGGTCCCTTCGTGTTCCTGATCCAGTCGGCGGGCATCGCCGAACAGAACGCGCCCAAGCAGTTCATCCGCATCAAGCGCGAGATCGTGGTGCGCGAGGGCGACAAGGAGGCCATCTTCCTGCCCCACCAGGGGTTCAAGGTCTCCTTCGCCATCGACTTCGACCATCCGGTGTTCGAGGGGCAGTCCCAGACCGCGATGGTGGACTTCTCCACCACCTCCTTCGTCAAGGAGGTCTCCCGGGCGCGGACCTTCGGTTTCATGCGTGACCTCGAATACCTACGCGCCAACAACCTGGCGCTTGGCGGCAGCCTCGACAACGCCATCGTGGTCGACGACTACCGCATCGTGAACGAGGGTGGCCTGCGCTACGACGACGAGTTCGTCAAGCACAAGGTGCTCGACGCCATCGGCGATCTCTATCAGCTCGGCCACAGCCTGATCGGCGAGTTCCGCGGCGTGAAGTCGGGTCATGCCCTGAACAACCAGCTGTGCCGTGCCCTGATGGCGCAGCCCGAGGCCTGGGAGCTGGTCACCTTCGAGGGCGAGGCCGAGAAGGCGCCGATCTCCTACGCGGCCCCCGCCATGGCCTGA
- a CDS encoding cell division protein FtsQ/DivIB — MVARGSLVGVLLLALLLGAGGRALWVWLDRPIERVSVRGELTHVSADYLRSRLAPLIQGHSWLSVDLAALRREAREIGWLKEVRVSREWPDALTFELVEQVPVARWSDGRLLNPAGEPFAAGPVSPPGDLPDLAGPPGSGAEVLDFRARLAVQFASLGLEVRQLRLEPRGAWRFQLDSGVWVMLGRNDRAPRLGRLVAAWERELGALASHIRYIDLRYPNGVAVAWHGETQPPEGESATEG, encoded by the coding sequence ATGGTGGCGCGTGGAAGCCTTGTCGGGGTGCTGCTGCTGGCGCTGCTGCTGGGCGCCGGGGGGCGGGCGCTATGGGTCTGGCTGGACCGTCCCATCGAACGGGTCTCGGTGCGCGGCGAGCTCACCCATGTCAGCGCCGACTATCTGCGCAGCCGACTGGCCCCGCTGATCCAGGGCCATAGCTGGCTCTCCGTCGACCTCGCGGCGCTGCGTCGCGAGGCCCGCGAGATCGGCTGGCTGAAGGAGGTGCGCGTCAGTCGCGAGTGGCCCGATGCGCTGACCTTCGAGCTGGTCGAGCAGGTACCGGTGGCACGCTGGAGCGACGGTCGCCTGCTCAATCCCGCGGGCGAACCCTTCGCCGCCGGCCCGGTGTCACCGCCTGGCGACCTGCCGGATCTCGCCGGCCCGCCCGGCAGCGGTGCCGAGGTCCTGGACTTCCGGGCCCGGCTTGCCGTGCAGTTCGCCTCCCTGGGACTCGAGGTGCGCCAATTGCGGCTGGAGCCGCGGGGCGCCTGGCGCTTCCAGCTCGACAGCGGTGTCTGGGTGATGCTGGGGCGCAACGATCGCGCCCCGCGCCTGGGTCGGCTGGTCGCCGCCTGGGAGCGTGAGCTCGGGGCTCTGGCGTCGCATATCCGCTACATCGACCTGCGCTATCCCAACGGCGTGGCCGTGGCGTGGCATGGCGAAACCCAGCCGCCCGAGGGAGAGTCGGCCACGGAAGGGTGA
- the murG gene encoding undecaprenyldiphospho-muramoylpentapeptide beta-N-acetylglucosaminyltransferase — protein MTRQPGRRVLIMAGGTGGHVIPALSLARGLAEAGVEVAWLGSPRGIENRLVPEAGIPLSRIAVSGLRGNGLTGWLLAPLNLARAVWQARRVIRELDPQLVVGLGGFASGPGGLAAWLMRRPLVIHEQNAVAGLTNRALSRLARRVYAAFPQAFPGRAEVIGNPVRAEIAALGVAPRSAAEMADRPLRLLVVGGSLGAKALNERLPEALAELPAAHRPEVRHQAGRDKDQATREAYAAQGVDAGVTAFIDDMAGAYDWADLVVCRAGALTVAELAAAAKPALFVPFPHAVDDHQTANARALVEQQAARLMPQQEMSAAALAECLATLLDPDTLATMAARARAGAHLDAVERLVAGCMETGFE, from the coding sequence ATGACTCGACAGCCAGGACGCCGCGTCCTGATCATGGCCGGCGGCACCGGCGGCCACGTCATCCCCGCGCTCTCCCTGGCCAGGGGCCTGGCCGAGGCGGGCGTCGAGGTTGCCTGGCTCGGCAGCCCGCGGGGCATCGAGAATCGCCTGGTGCCCGAGGCCGGTATTCCCCTGTCGCGCATCGCGGTGAGCGGCCTGCGCGGCAATGGCCTGACCGGCTGGCTGCTGGCGCCGCTGAACCTGGCGCGCGCGGTCTGGCAGGCGCGGCGGGTGATCCGCGAGCTCGACCCCCAGCTGGTGGTCGGCCTTGGCGGCTTCGCCAGCGGTCCCGGGGGCCTCGCGGCCTGGCTGATGCGCCGACCGCTGGTGATCCACGAGCAGAACGCCGTGGCCGGGTTGACCAATCGCGCCCTCTCGCGCCTGGCGCGCCGCGTCTATGCCGCCTTTCCCCAGGCCTTTCCCGGCCGGGCCGAGGTGATCGGCAACCCGGTGCGCGCCGAGATCGCCGCGCTCGGCGTGGCGCCCAGAAGTGCCGCCGAGATGGCGGACCGCCCCCTGCGCCTGCTGGTGGTGGGCGGCTCGCTGGGCGCCAAGGCCCTCAACGAGCGCCTGCCCGAGGCGCTCGCCGAGCTGCCCGCGGCGCACCGCCCCGAGGTGCGCCACCAGGCCGGGCGCGACAAGGATCAGGCGACCCGCGAGGCCTATGCGGCCCAGGGCGTCGACGCCGGGGTCACGGCCTTCATCGACGACATGGCCGGCGCCTACGACTGGGCCGACCTGGTGGTCTGCCGGGCCGGTGCCCTGACCGTGGCCGAGCTCGCCGCCGCGGCCAAGCCGGCGCTCTTCGTGCCCTTCCCCCACGCGGTGGACGATCACCAGACGGCCAATGCCCGGGCCCTGGTCGAGCAGCAGGCGGCACGGCTGATGCCCCAGCAGGAAATGAGCGCAGCGGCGCTGGCCGAGTGCCTGGCGACGCTGCTGGACCCCGACACTCTCGCCACCATGGCGGCACGGGCGCGAGCCGGTGCCCATCTCGACGCCGTCGAGCGCCTGGTGGCCGGTTGCATGGAGACAGGTTTTGAGTGA
- a CDS encoding D-alanine--D-alanine ligase, which yields MSDDMGRVAVLFGGASAEREVSLKSGAAVLAALERQGVDAIGYDPADAGLVGLEALAPERVFIALHGRGGEDGTLQGALELLDIPYTGSGVLASALGMDKQRTKLVWQALGLPTPESVMLGPDADWQAVVERLGLPLIVKPVHEGSTLGISIVESRDALEAAYRDAARFDARVMAERFIQGEEYTVSLLGDEVLPAIRVEVPGGFYDYEAKYVSDDTRYHLPCGLSADEEAELAGLCREAFAAIGAEGWGRIDVMRDGAGRFWLIEVNTVPGMTDHSLVPQSAAHAGIDFDALVLRILATAGARR from the coding sequence ATGAGCGATGACATGGGCCGCGTGGCGGTGCTCTTCGGCGGGGCCTCCGCCGAGCGCGAGGTGTCCTTGAAGAGCGGGGCCGCCGTGCTGGCCGCCCTCGAGCGCCAGGGCGTGGACGCCATCGGCTACGACCCCGCCGACGCCGGCCTGGTGGGCCTCGAGGCGCTGGCGCCGGAGCGCGTCTTCATCGCCCTGCACGGCCGCGGGGGCGAGGACGGCACCCTGCAGGGAGCGCTCGAGCTGCTCGATATCCCCTACACCGGCAGCGGCGTGCTGGCCTCGGCGCTGGGGATGGACAAGCAGCGCACCAAGCTGGTCTGGCAGGCCCTGGGGCTGCCGACCCCGGAGAGCGTGATGCTCGGGCCCGATGCCGACTGGCAGGCGGTGGTCGAGCGCCTCGGCCTGCCGCTGATCGTCAAGCCGGTGCACGAGGGCTCGACGCTGGGCATCAGCATCGTCGAGAGCCGCGACGCCCTGGAGGCGGCCTATCGCGATGCCGCCCGCTTCGATGCCCGGGTGATGGCCGAGCGCTTCATCCAGGGTGAGGAGTACACCGTGTCGCTGCTCGGCGACGAGGTCCTGCCGGCCATCCGCGTCGAGGTGCCCGGCGGCTTCTACGACTACGAGGCCAAGTACGTCTCCGACGACACCCGCTACCACCTGCCGTGTGGGCTCTCCGCCGACGAGGAGGCCGAGCTCGCCGGGCTCTGTCGCGAGGCCTTCGCGGCCATCGGCGCTGAGGGCTGGGGGCGCATCGACGTGATGCGTGACGGGGCAGGGCGCTTCTGGCTGATCGAGGTCAACACCGTGCCCGGCATGACCGACCACAGCCTGGTCCCCCAGTCGGCGGCCCACGCCGGCATCGATTTCGATGCCCTGGTGCTGCGGATCCTCGCCACGGCCGGGGCACGGCGCTAG
- the ftsA gene encoding cell division protein FtsA, translating to MAGPSNASNMVVGLDIGTSKVVAIVGQPTDDGGIEIAGIGSHPSRGMKKGVVINIESTVQSIQRAVEEAELMAGCDIHSVYVGIAGSHISSMNSDGVVAIKEREVASTDIDRVIDSARARAISEGQRVLHVLPQEFAIDTQGGIREPLGMSGVRLEARVHLVTAALNAVQNIEKCVRRCGLEVDSIILEQLASSHAVLTEDERELGVCMVDIGGGTTDIAVFTEGAIRHTAVIPIAGDQVTNDIAMALRTPTQHAEEIKVKYACALTQLAASDEMIKVPSVGDRPARDLSRQSLAEVVEPRYEELFTLVRDELRRSGFEDLVAAGVVLTGGTARMEGVVELAEEIFHMPVRIACPQNVRGLADVVRNPIYSTGVGLLHYALLETRQGHGRQGAGGSLSAQPRRDDTARRDAGEGAPALARIKGWFKGNF from the coding sequence ATGGCAGGTCCATCCAATGCGTCCAATATGGTAGTCGGGCTGGATATCGGAACATCCAAGGTCGTGGCGATCGTGGGTCAGCCCACCGACGATGGTGGGATCGAAATTGCCGGTATCGGCTCACATCCGTCGCGCGGCATGAAGAAAGGCGTGGTAATCAATATCGAATCCACGGTGCAGTCGATCCAGCGCGCCGTGGAAGAGGCCGAGCTGATGGCCGGCTGCGATATCCACTCGGTCTATGTCGGCATCGCCGGCAGCCATATCAGTTCGATGAATTCCGATGGCGTGGTGGCGATCAAGGAGCGCGAGGTCGCCTCCACCGATATCGACCGTGTCATCGACTCCGCCCGGGCGCGCGCCATCTCCGAAGGTCAGCGGGTGCTGCATGTGCTGCCCCAGGAGTTCGCCATCGACACCCAGGGCGGCATCCGCGAGCCGCTCGGCATGTCCGGGGTTCGCCTCGAGGCGCGGGTGCACCTGGTGACCGCCGCCCTCAACGCCGTCCAGAACATCGAGAAGTGCGTGCGGCGCTGTGGGCTCGAGGTGGACTCGATCATTCTCGAGCAGCTGGCCTCCAGCCACGCGGTGCTGACCGAGGACGAGCGGGAGCTCGGCGTCTGCATGGTCGATATCGGCGGTGGCACCACCGACATCGCGGTCTTCACCGAGGGGGCCATTCGCCACACGGCGGTGATTCCCATCGCCGGCGACCAGGTCACCAACGATATTGCCATGGCCCTGCGCACGCCCACGCAGCACGCCGAGGAGATCAAGGTCAAATACGCCTGCGCGCTGACGCAGCTGGCCGCCAGCGACGAGATGATCAAGGTGCCGAGCGTCGGTGACCGACCGGCGCGGGACCTCTCCCGTCAGTCGCTGGCCGAGGTGGTGGAGCCTCGCTACGAGGAGCTCTTCACCCTGGTGCGCGACGAGCTGCGGCGCAGCGGCTTCGAGGACCTCGTCGCCGCGGGGGTGGTCCTGACCGGCGGTACCGCCCGAATGGAGGGCGTGGTCGAGCTGGCCGAGGAGATCTTCCATATGCCGGTACGCATCGCCTGCCCGCAGAACGTGCGCGGGCTGGCCGACGTGGTGCGCAATCCGATTTATTCGACGGGTGTCGGCCTGCTGCATTACGCTCTACTGGAAACCCGTCAAGGGCATGGCCGCCAGGGGGCCGGGGGTAGCCTGTCGGCGCAACCGAGGCGCGACGACACTGCCCGGCGTGACGCAGGGGAAGGAGCTCCGGCGTTGGCAAGGATCAAGGGCTGGTTCAAAGGAAATTTCTGA
- the ftsZ gene encoding cell division protein FtsZ: MFELVDSAPSSSAVIKVIGVGGGGGNAVNHMVESNIEGVEFICANTDAQALKRVAAKTVLQLGSEITKGLGAGANPDVGRQAAMEDRERIAELLGGADMVFITAGMGGGTGTGGAPVVAQVAKELGILTVAVVTRPFPFEGPKRMRAAEEGMKELSEHVDSLITIPNEKLLSVLGKSATLLTAFSAANDVLLGAVQGIAELITSPGIINVDFADVRTVMSEMGMAMMGTGGATGENRAREAAEKAIRSPLLEDIDLHGARGILVNITAGPDLSIGEFNDVGATVQEFASQDATIVVGTSIDMEMTDELRVTVVAAGLDGRQAQKPAAREASSRRTDASGYRQRTPAAASRGQAATAPKQEPQEAPRPQAQPDKRPSQELDDYLDIPAFLRRQAD, from the coding sequence ATGTTCGAACTGGTAGATAGCGCACCCTCCAGCAGCGCAGTCATCAAGGTCATCGGTGTCGGGGGCGGTGGCGGCAACGCCGTCAATCACATGGTCGAGAGCAACATCGAGGGCGTGGAGTTCATCTGCGCCAATACCGATGCCCAGGCGCTCAAGCGGGTCGCCGCCAAGACCGTGCTCCAGCTCGGCAGCGAGATCACCAAGGGGCTCGGCGCCGGTGCCAACCCAGACGTCGGCCGCCAGGCCGCCATGGAGGACCGAGAGCGCATCGCCGAGTTGCTCGGTGGCGCCGACATGGTCTTCATCACCGCCGGCATGGGTGGCGGTACCGGGACCGGCGGCGCGCCGGTGGTCGCCCAGGTGGCCAAGGAGCTGGGCATCCTCACCGTGGCCGTGGTGACGCGTCCCTTCCCGTTCGAGGGTCCCAAGCGCATGCGGGCCGCCGAGGAGGGCATGAAGGAGCTCTCCGAGCATGTCGACTCGCTGATCACCATTCCCAACGAGAAGCTGCTCTCTGTGCTCGGCAAGAGCGCGACCCTGCTGACCGCCTTCAGCGCGGCCAACGACGTGCTGCTGGGCGCCGTGCAGGGCATCGCCGAGCTGATCACCAGCCCCGGCATCATCAACGTCGACTTCGCCGACGTGCGTACCGTGATGTCCGAGATGGGCATGGCGATGATGGGCACCGGCGGCGCCACCGGCGAGAACCGTGCCCGTGAGGCCGCCGAGAAGGCGATCCGCAGCCCGCTCCTCGAGGACATCGATCTCCACGGCGCCCGTGGCATCCTGGTCAACATCACCGCCGGCCCGGATCTCTCCATCGGCGAGTTCAACGACGTGGGCGCCACCGTCCAGGAGTTCGCCTCCCAGGACGCGACCATCGTGGTGGGCACCTCCATCGACATGGAGATGACCGACGAGCTGCGCGTGACCGTGGTCGCGGCCGGCCTCGACGGACGTCAGGCCCAGAAGCCGGCCGCCCGGGAGGCCTCCTCGCGTCGCACCGACGCCAGCGGCTATCGTCAGCGTACGCCGGCCGCCGCCAGCCGCGGCCAGGCTGCCACGGCTCCCAAGCAGGAGCCCCAGGAGGCTCCGCGCCCCCAGGCGCAGCCGGATAAGCGTCCGTCCCAGGAGCTCGATGATTACCTCGATATTCCCGCCTTTCTGCGCCGCCAGGCCGATTGA
- the murC gene encoding UDP-N-acetylmuramate--L-alanine ligase, whose protein sequence is MRRIRRIHFVGIGGAGMCGIAEVLANQGYAVSGSDLKASPVVARLRECGIRVSLGHAAEHAAGADVVVVSTAVDESNPEIRWAHEHRVPVVRRAEMLAELMRFRHGIAVAGTHGKTTTTSLTATLLGEGGLDPTFVIGGKLTSAGTNARLGEGDYLVAEADESDASFLHLQPMVSIVTNIDADHMATYGGDFERLKGTFIEFLHNLPFYGLAILCIDDPHVRGLLDQVSRRFVTYGFSEDADYRIEDFDQRAGEVRFTAVRPEGLSPLEVRLAMPGRHNALNALAAIVVASDAGVSDDAILRGLRHFEGVGRRFQVHGHYLAPEGEGQVMLVDDYGHHPREVEMVIDAVRAGWPDRRLVMVYQPHRYSRTRDLFEDFVRVLAGVDTLLLLDVYSAGEAPLAGADGRTLAGSIRQRGGVDPIFVQDKSELPGLLARVLRPDDILITQGAGDVGGIAQRLSDAALNLDEVTL, encoded by the coding sequence ATGCGCCGCATCCGGCGCATCCATTTCGTCGGCATCGGCGGCGCCGGCATGTGCGGCATCGCTGAGGTGCTGGCCAACCAGGGCTACGCGGTCAGCGGCAGCGACCTGAAGGCCTCGCCGGTGGTGGCCCGCCTTCGCGAGTGCGGCATCCGCGTGTCCCTGGGCCACGCCGCCGAGCATGCCGCAGGCGCCGACGTGGTGGTGGTCTCCACCGCGGTGGACGAGAGCAATCCCGAGATCCGCTGGGCCCACGAGCACCGCGTGCCGGTGGTGCGCCGCGCCGAGATGCTCGCCGAGCTGATGCGCTTTCGCCACGGCATCGCCGTGGCCGGCACCCACGGCAAGACCACCACCACTAGCCTGACGGCGACCCTGCTCGGCGAGGGGGGGCTCGATCCCACCTTCGTGATCGGCGGCAAGCTGACCAGCGCCGGCACCAACGCGCGGCTGGGCGAGGGCGACTACCTGGTGGCGGAGGCCGACGAGTCGGACGCCTCCTTCCTGCACCTGCAGCCCATGGTCTCCATCGTCACCAACATCGACGCCGACCACATGGCCACCTATGGCGGCGACTTCGAGCGGCTCAAGGGCACCTTCATCGAGTTCCTGCACAACCTGCCGTTCTACGGCCTGGCGATCCTGTGCATCGACGATCCCCACGTGCGCGGCCTGCTCGACCAGGTCAGCCGCCGCTTCGTCACCTACGGCTTCAGCGAGGACGCCGACTACCGCATCGAGGATTTCGACCAGCGGGCCGGAGAGGTGCGCTTCACCGCCGTGCGCCCCGAGGGGCTGTCCCCCCTCGAGGTGCGCCTGGCCATGCCGGGGCGCCACAACGCGCTCAACGCCCTGGCGGCGATCGTGGTGGCGAGCGACGCCGGGGTCTCCGACGACGCCATCCTGCGCGGACTCCGGCACTTCGAGGGCGTGGGGCGTCGCTTCCAGGTGCATGGCCACTACCTCGCGCCCGAGGGCGAGGGCCAGGTGATGCTGGTCGACGACTACGGCCACCACCCCCGCGAGGTGGAGATGGTGATCGACGCGGTGCGGGCGGGCTGGCCCGACCGGCGCCTGGTGATGGTCTACCAGCCCCACCGCTACTCGCGCACCCGCGACCTCTTTGAAGACTTCGTGCGCGTGCTGGCCGGGGTCGATACCCTGCTGCTGCTCGACGTCTATAGTGCCGGGGAGGCGCCCCTGGCCGGCGCCGATGGCCGCACCCTGGCCGGCTCGATCCGCCAGCGCGGCGGGGTCGACCCGATCTTCGTGCAGGACAAGAGCGAGCTGCCGGGGCTGCTGGCGCGGGTGCTGCGCCCCGACGATATCCTGATCACCCAGGGGGCCGGCGACGTGGGCGGCATCGCCCAGCGGCTGAGCGATGCCGCCCTGAATCTCGACGAGGTGACGCTATGA